In one Sporomusa sphaeroides DSM 2875 genomic region, the following are encoded:
- a CDS encoding DUF3794 domain-containing protein, whose amino-acid sequence MTHIEPWDRPNYCTAGYGPKSIVVQQVLGERDVQKSIDVHVVVPRHKPAIEQIVDVFVKKLCITSVDIIPNKVVVRGQFEVKALYVACKPRQPVHAVEVWPVRFTAHADIRGARRGMDAEANVMVEFVDYACEEHTRAQWYKKKGHKYDDCDDDYDDDCDHHHHHHHHDCDDYDDCDYDCDCDDNYHHKPKKKTLKKHKFPHKCKPDCHCDHDHHHHCKPHKPMHCCTRHFDVSVVLRITVKVMADREVMLQLPGYPPGVLPPKPKG is encoded by the coding sequence ATGACACATATAGAACCATGGGATCGCCCCAACTACTGCACTGCAGGGTATGGCCCGAAATCTATTGTGGTTCAGCAGGTATTGGGAGAAAGAGATGTCCAAAAATCAATTGATGTTCATGTGGTGGTGCCCCGCCACAAACCTGCCATTGAACAGATTGTTGATGTTTTTGTAAAAAAATTGTGTATTACCAGCGTTGATATTATACCTAACAAAGTGGTTGTCAGAGGCCAGTTTGAGGTCAAGGCTCTGTATGTCGCCTGCAAGCCGCGCCAGCCGGTGCATGCGGTAGAAGTCTGGCCTGTTCGTTTTACCGCTCATGCCGATATCAGAGGGGCCAGGCGGGGGATGGATGCAGAGGCCAATGTTATGGTGGAGTTTGTCGATTATGCCTGCGAGGAGCATACCCGGGCCCAGTGGTATAAGAAAAAAGGGCACAAGTATGACGACTGCGATGACGACTATGACGATGATTGCGATCATCACCATCACCACCATCATCACGACTGTGACGACTACGATGATTGTGACTACGACTGTGATTGCGACGATAACTACCATCATAAGCCCAAAAAGAAGACACTGAAGAAGCATAAGTTTCCTCACAAATGCAAACCAGACTGCCACTGCGACCATGATCATCATCACCATTGCAAGCCGCATAAACCAATGCACTGCTGCACCCGCCACTTTGACGTGTCGGTGGTACTGAGAATTACCGTCAAGGTTATGGCCGACCGGGAAGTTATGCTGCAACTGCCGGGATATCCTCCGGGAGTACTGCCCCCCAAACCCAAAGGATAA
- a CDS encoding FAD-binding protein → MLTFDVLVIGSGGAGMRAALEAVRQQGLSVGLMTKMFPTRSATGCAQGGINGSLKNADPNDSIEKHIFDTVKGSDYLGDQDAIEYFIASLPDAIRELDYLGVPFSRDSEGRIAQRNFGGASSPRTCFSADVTGHVILHALYEQCLKHGVTVLAEWYLLQIVTDKGKLCGVVAYDMKGGRIVPVAAKAIVVATGGAGRMYWLRTTNPFTSTGDGIAACLEAGIPVKDPEFVQFHPTGLAGTGILMSEASRGEGGYLLNNQDERFMSRYAPEKMELATRDLVSQAIETEIKEGRGFGEGLQAYVELDLRHLGQEKIMERLPQIRELAITFEQVDPIHQPIPIRPSCHYSMGGIDVIDYRTCATAVEGVFAAGEAACISIHGANRLGGNSLADIVAFGKFAGQGAANCAARRQAVNTEAALQAATAWEARFETVTNRSTGVTVNSVRDRLAEIMWNNVGVFRTAAEMEAALTVVDSLLQEYQTVMVPDKNKLYNTAFVNYIELGSMLTVAKTVVLGALNRKESRGSHCRADFPNRDDANFLKHTLVSKEGQAYNIAYRPVVITNYPPAERKY, encoded by the coding sequence ATGCTTACTTTTGACGTACTCGTCATCGGCAGCGGCGGCGCCGGGATGCGCGCCGCCCTGGAAGCCGTGCGTCAGCAGGGCCTCTCCGTCGGCCTGATGACCAAGATGTTTCCCACCCGTTCAGCCACCGGCTGTGCCCAGGGCGGCATCAACGGCTCGCTCAAAAATGCCGACCCCAATGATTCCATAGAAAAACACATTTTTGATACCGTGAAAGGCAGCGACTATTTAGGCGATCAGGATGCCATCGAATACTTTATTGCCAGCCTGCCTGACGCCATCCGGGAACTGGACTACCTGGGTGTACCGTTTTCCCGTGACAGCGAGGGACGGATTGCCCAGCGCAACTTCGGCGGCGCCTCATCCCCCCGCACCTGTTTTTCCGCCGACGTAACCGGCCATGTTATTTTGCACGCGCTCTATGAGCAATGCCTGAAGCATGGGGTAACCGTTCTGGCCGAATGGTACCTCCTCCAAATTGTTACCGACAAGGGCAAGCTGTGCGGCGTTGTCGCCTATGATATGAAAGGCGGCCGCATCGTCCCGGTTGCCGCTAAAGCCATTGTTGTGGCCACAGGCGGGGCCGGACGCATGTACTGGCTCAGGACCACCAACCCCTTTACCTCGACAGGCGACGGGATTGCCGCCTGTTTGGAAGCCGGGATTCCGGTAAAAGACCCCGAATTTGTCCAATTCCACCCTACCGGCCTGGCAGGAACCGGCATTCTGATGTCCGAAGCCTCCCGGGGCGAGGGCGGTTATCTCCTCAATAACCAAGACGAGCGTTTCATGTCCCGCTATGCGCCGGAAAAAATGGAGCTGGCCACCCGTGACCTTGTTTCCCAGGCAATTGAGACCGAGATTAAAGAAGGCCGCGGCTTTGGTGAAGGCTTACAAGCCTATGTAGAGTTAGATCTCCGGCATCTGGGCCAGGAAAAAATTATGGAACGCCTGCCACAAATCCGGGAGCTGGCCATCACCTTTGAGCAGGTTGACCCCATTCATCAGCCAATCCCCATCCGGCCCAGCTGCCACTATTCCATGGGCGGCATTGATGTCATTGACTACCGTACCTGCGCTACCGCCGTGGAGGGTGTGTTCGCCGCCGGCGAAGCGGCCTGCATCTCCATCCATGGCGCCAACCGTCTTGGCGGTAATTCACTGGCCGACATTGTAGCCTTCGGCAAATTTGCCGGACAAGGGGCCGCCAATTGCGCTGCCCGGCGTCAGGCGGTAAACACCGAAGCGGCCCTCCAGGCGGCCACAGCCTGGGAAGCCAGGTTCGAAACCGTTACCAACAGAAGCACAGGCGTCACGGTGAACAGCGTCCGTGACCGCCTGGCCGAAATCATGTGGAACAATGTCGGCGTATTCCGCACGGCTGCCGAAATGGAAGCCGCCCTGACGGTGGTTGACAGTCTGCTGCAGGAATATCAAACCGTCATGGTGCCTGATAAAAATAAGCTCTATAACACCGCCTTTGTCAACTACATCGAACTGGGCAGCATGCTGACAGTGGCTAAAACCGTTGTGCTCGGCGCCCTAAACCGCAAAGAAAGCCGCGGCAGCCATTGCCGGGCCGATTTCCCCAACCGAGATGATGCCAATTTCCTCAAACACACCCTGGTGTCCAAGGAAGGGCAAGCCTACAATATAGCTTATCGGCCGGTTGTCATCACCAACTATCCGCCGGCAGAAAGGAAATACTGA
- a CDS encoding succinate dehydrogenase/fumarate reductase iron-sulfur subunit, translating into MRQITYRIQRFDGVKSFEQEYSFPHQAGKTILWGLIAIKETLDPTLAFTAACRSAVCGACAVRINGQAFLACETPLDGILDRFGDVLTIEPIQNFKVIRDLVVDWEPKARRLAEAKTWLAPKDEFTAREGCRQAAADFKKITGQINCILCGACASECSKLSANADDFLDPFTYSKVWKFIADTRDKSAKERIKAIVDKGLWKCMHCVECATKCPKGLMPNMDISRLRQLSIKMGYTDNPGARHALAFLQDVEATGRLNETKLSVRSMGLLGAMTKFPFALRLVRRGKLNPLHCSGKVKGHEQIAAILKAVRESER; encoded by the coding sequence ATGCGCCAGATAACCTATAGAATTCAGCGCTTTGACGGCGTCAAAAGCTTCGAGCAGGAATACAGTTTCCCGCATCAGGCAGGCAAGACCATTCTCTGGGGCCTGATTGCCATCAAAGAAACCCTTGACCCCACACTGGCCTTTACCGCCGCCTGCCGCTCGGCTGTCTGCGGCGCCTGTGCCGTGCGCATTAACGGTCAAGCGTTTCTGGCCTGCGAAACACCGCTTGACGGCATCTTAGACCGTTTTGGCGATGTGCTTACCATCGAGCCTATCCAAAACTTCAAGGTCATCCGTGACCTGGTTGTGGACTGGGAGCCTAAAGCCCGACGTTTGGCAGAAGCTAAGACCTGGCTGGCTCCCAAAGACGAATTTACCGCCAGAGAGGGCTGCCGTCAGGCTGCCGCCGACTTCAAAAAGATTACCGGCCAGATTAACTGTATCCTGTGCGGCGCCTGCGCCTCGGAATGTTCTAAGCTCAGCGCCAATGCCGACGATTTTCTTGATCCCTTTACCTACTCCAAGGTCTGGAAGTTTATTGCCGACACCCGTGACAAGTCGGCCAAAGAGCGCATCAAAGCCATTGTGGATAAAGGCTTATGGAAATGCATGCACTGTGTGGAATGTGCCACCAAGTGCCCCAAGGGCCTGATGCCTAACATGGATATTTCCCGTCTGCGTCAGTTGTCGATAAAAATGGGCTATACCGATAATCCCGGCGCCCGTCATGCCCTGGCCTTCCTTCAGGATGTGGAAGCCACAGGCCGTCTGAATGAAACCAAGCTATCGGTAAGAAGTATGGGACTCCTGGGCGCTATGACCAAATTTCCCTTTGCGCTTCGCCTTGTCCGCCGCGGCAAGCTTAATCCCCTGCACTGCTCCGGCAAAGTCAAAGGCCATGAGCAAATTGCCGCCATCCTTAAAGCAGTAAGGGAGAGTGAACGCTAA
- a CDS encoding CoB--CoM heterodisulfide reductase iron-sulfur subunit B family protein, producing MKYAFFPGCVLEGAAKENYTATMAVAKAIGLELVEIPGWTCCGASHVQDVDGLAATAINARNIALAEQLDLPLLTVCNTCTLMLRDAKAALDTGLKEQVNPLLAPTGLQYRGTSQITHLLWVLVSDFGLDRLQSLVKKPLRGLKAAAYYGCHILRPPALMDFEDHARPQSLEKLILALGAEPVDFPARLSCCGFHATYTAEADLIRITGQTNQAAITAGADCLVTPCPLCQMSLDMNQPEGQAAVQCHQQIPVLHLAQLVGLALGLSPAELGINRHIAGRELIKAKAAAVK from the coding sequence ATGAAATACGCATTTTTCCCCGGCTGTGTGCTGGAAGGAGCGGCGAAGGAAAACTACACCGCCACAATGGCTGTTGCTAAAGCGATTGGCCTTGAGCTTGTGGAAATTCCCGGCTGGACCTGCTGCGGCGCTTCCCATGTCCAGGATGTCGACGGGTTGGCGGCCACAGCCATCAATGCCCGCAACATTGCGCTGGCCGAACAACTGGACCTGCCATTGCTTACGGTGTGCAATACCTGTACGTTAATGCTGCGCGACGCCAAAGCCGCTCTGGATACCGGCCTCAAAGAGCAAGTCAACCCGCTGCTTGCCCCCACCGGCCTGCAGTACCGGGGAACCAGCCAGATCACCCATCTGCTGTGGGTGCTGGTAAGCGACTTTGGTCTTGACAGGCTGCAGTCATTGGTCAAAAAGCCCTTGCGCGGCTTGAAGGCAGCGGCTTACTACGGTTGTCATATCCTGCGCCCGCCGGCGTTGATGGATTTTGAGGACCATGCCCGGCCGCAGTCGCTGGAAAAGCTGATTTTGGCGCTGGGCGCTGAACCTGTTGATTTTCCGGCAAGGCTCAGCTGCTGCGGTTTCCATGCCACCTATACTGCTGAGGCCGATCTGATTCGCATCACCGGCCAAACCAACCAAGCGGCGATAACAGCCGGTGCCGACTGCCTGGTAACCCCTTGCCCTCTCTGTCAGATGTCCCTGGACATGAACCAGCCGGAAGGCCAGGCAGCCGTACAGTGCCACCAGCAAATTCCGGTACTCCACCTGGCCCAGCTGGTAGGGCTGGCCCTTGGCCTGTCGCCGGCAGAGCTGGGAATAAACAGGCATATTGCCGGCCGCGAGCTGATTAAAGCCAAAGCAGCGGCGGTGAAATAA
- a CDS encoding uroporphyrinogen decarboxylase family protein, whose translation MEHRTRVAAAIKGLPVDRTPCAELVIGDELVQAMHGQEVVTFDHRLDFVQTMGLDAICLHPCFALPAKQVPGARAAVFNDLGKWVDSGLFTFAVLDGPVGWGCRLLGFEELIVKLFKGHGDFQDIMAAVEHLNLATIERLAGNGINGILLADDIAYTRGPIVRPDVLRKTVFPSLIRQLEYAKQLGLPVFFHSDGNLMALLDDIAAAGFDGLQCIEALAGMDIGAVKAQYGNTLCLWGNLDPAQLLEDCDPAELARSVQQIIQAAGRGLIFGTSSGLFAGMRLDTIRTVYKTAQNIVV comes from the coding sequence ATGGAGCATCGGACGAGGGTTGCAGCAGCAATCAAGGGATTACCGGTTGACCGGACGCCGTGCGCCGAGCTGGTTATTGGCGATGAGCTGGTACAGGCTATGCACGGTCAGGAGGTGGTGACATTTGACCATCGCCTGGATTTTGTGCAGACAATGGGTTTGGATGCCATATGCCTGCACCCTTGCTTTGCTTTACCGGCGAAACAAGTTCCCGGTGCCCGGGCCGCGGTTTTTAACGACTTGGGAAAATGGGTGGATTCCGGTCTGTTTACCTTTGCGGTACTGGACGGGCCGGTGGGTTGGGGCTGCAGGCTGCTGGGGTTTGAGGAGCTCATCGTCAAGCTGTTTAAGGGTCATGGTGATTTTCAGGATATCATGGCCGCTGTCGAACACCTGAACCTGGCCACAATTGAGCGGCTGGCCGGTAACGGGATAAACGGCATCCTGCTTGCCGATGACATTGCTTATACCCGGGGGCCTATTGTCCGGCCGGATGTTTTGCGCAAAACGGTATTTCCTTCGCTGATTCGTCAGCTCGAATATGCCAAGCAGCTGGGATTGCCGGTGTTCTTTCATTCTGACGGCAACCTGATGGCCCTGCTTGACGACATTGCGGCTGCCGGCTTTGATGGCCTGCAATGCATAGAAGCCCTGGCAGGAATGGATATCGGGGCGGTAAAAGCGCAGTATGGGAATACCTTATGTCTGTGGGGCAACCTGGACCCGGCACAGTTGCTGGAAGACTGTGACCCGGCTGAGCTGGCGCGCAGTGTACAGCAAATTATTCAGGCTGCCGGCCGCGGGTTGATTTTTGGCACCAGCAGCGGTTTATTTGCAGGAATGCGCTTAGATACAATCAGGACGGTATATAAAACAGCCCAAAATATTGTGGTATAA